The following proteins come from a genomic window of Pseudomonas syringae:
- a CDS encoding nitrilase-related carbon-nitrogen hydrolase, translated as MRKFFAICLVLIGVASLVSYAVWTEQRPAGHYLSDLRIRLAVNEGEPSERGNLLGIEPQLFPTDYQNTERLHRKLAAYLQQARDFGLLNSRTVVVLPEHIGTWLFASGEKDQLYQATTVEEAMDWLSWSNPVQFITALLGAEGRNRQDDAHLRLKAHAMARDYQALFGGLAREFSVTLVAGSIVLPEPSVENGQLKVGNGALYNCNVTFGSDGKPLGQPQRQLYPDRHQKRYVRAERDAPLQVIDTPAGRLGVLIGSDSWYPDNYTRLNKSGAELIAVPALVIGKTAWYEPWHAPRHSAIEIANENPSEGDAWHRLTLTGRLPQNTAQAGISVFMRGQFWNQGVYGQSFASRGGQTIAEQPPENSATDGARLINLWL; from the coding sequence ATGCGCAAATTCTTCGCCATCTGCCTTGTCCTCATCGGCGTGGCCAGCCTTGTCAGTTATGCCGTCTGGACCGAACAACGTCCGGCAGGTCACTACCTGTCCGATCTGCGCATCCGTCTTGCTGTCAACGAAGGCGAACCCAGCGAGCGTGGCAATCTGCTGGGCATCGAACCGCAACTGTTTCCCACGGACTATCAGAACACCGAGCGGCTGCACCGCAAGCTGGCGGCCTATCTGCAACAGGCCCGCGATTTCGGGCTGCTGAATTCCAGAACAGTGGTGGTCCTGCCGGAGCATATCGGCACCTGGCTGTTTGCCAGCGGCGAAAAAGACCAGCTCTATCAAGCGACCACTGTAGAAGAAGCGATGGACTGGCTGTCCTGGAGCAACCCGGTGCAATTCATCACCGCGCTGCTGGGCGCCGAAGGCAGAAACCGGCAGGACGACGCGCACCTGCGCCTCAAGGCCCACGCCATGGCGCGAGACTATCAGGCGCTGTTTGGCGGGCTGGCCAGGGAATTCAGCGTCACACTGGTGGCAGGCTCTATAGTGCTGCCGGAGCCCAGCGTCGAGAACGGGCAATTGAAGGTCGGCAATGGCGCGCTTTACAACTGCAACGTGACGTTCGGCAGCGACGGCAAACCGCTTGGCCAGCCGCAACGTCAGCTGTATCCGGATCGTCATCAGAAGCGTTATGTACGCGCCGAGCGTGATGCGCCGTTGCAGGTCATCGATACACCGGCCGGCCGTCTTGGCGTGCTAATCGGCAGCGACAGTTGGTACCCGGACAATTACACGCGGCTGAACAAGAGCGGGGCCGAGCTGATTGCAGTGCCTGCTCTGGTGATCGGCAAGACCGCCTGGTACGAGCCGTGGCACGCGCCCCGCCACTCGGCCATCGAGATCGCAAACGAGAACCCCAGCGAAGGTGATGCCTGGCATCGCTTGACGCTGACCGGACGTTTGCCGCAGAACACGGCGCAGGCGGGCATCAGCGTATTCATGCGCGGGCAGTTCTGGAATCAGGGCGTCTACGGGCAGAGCTTTGCCAGCCGTGGCGGGCAGACCATAGCCGAACAGCCGCCGGAAAACAGCGCTACCGATGGCGCTCGCCTGATCAACCTCTGGCTTTGA
- a CDS encoding AraC family transcriptional regulator, with product MTMQTLRLGDLSVGFIQSLTDAVSSFDRDPNPLLEQFGLDPARLSEAGARLSIPRYMRLGHAAIQLTGQPGLGLRMGQLSRFAQAGLAGVTAAQAPTVREAARALIRFEALYGSNYRGQSSFDEDAEGACMRFYSISPYNAYNRFVVDSILSGWLAQLSALARCEVRAQRMEIEFQAPAYEALYASLSDNPVLFGMTTNQLRLDQASLALRNPDHCPSTWRHLLQLCERELEQLTRTRSLRERIIQLLGPLLNGGREPDLEEVAARLKLPTWTLRRKLAEEGTQFRAVLNDTRRDLAMTYIRDTELAFGEIAYLLGFASAEAFQRAFKRWNGQTPGEFRRSQRQSA from the coding sequence TTGACGATGCAGACCCTGCGCCTGGGTGATCTGTCGGTGGGGTTTATCCAGAGCCTGACCGATGCGGTCAGCAGCTTCGATCGCGACCCGAACCCGCTCCTGGAGCAATTCGGACTTGATCCTGCGCGCCTGAGCGAGGCCGGGGCGCGACTGTCGATCCCGCGTTACATGCGCCTGGGCCATGCCGCCATTCAACTGACCGGCCAGCCCGGACTGGGATTGCGCATGGGCCAGCTCAGCCGTTTCGCGCAGGCCGGCCTTGCAGGCGTCACCGCCGCGCAGGCACCCACGGTGCGCGAGGCGGCACGTGCCCTGATCCGTTTTGAAGCCTTGTATGGTTCCAACTATCGCGGTCAGTCGAGCTTTGACGAGGATGCTGAAGGCGCGTGCATGCGCTTTTATTCCATCAGCCCCTACAACGCTTACAACCGGTTTGTGGTGGACTCGATTCTGAGCGGCTGGCTCGCTCAACTGTCAGCGCTGGCCCGCTGCGAAGTACGCGCGCAACGCATGGAAATCGAGTTCCAGGCGCCTGCCTACGAGGCGTTGTACGCCAGCCTGAGTGACAACCCCGTCCTGTTTGGCATGACCACCAATCAACTGCGTCTGGATCAGGCGAGCCTTGCGTTGCGCAACCCGGATCACTGCCCGAGTACCTGGCGGCATCTGCTGCAATTGTGCGAAAGAGAACTTGAACAGCTGACCCGTACCCGCAGCCTGCGTGAGCGCATCATTCAATTACTCGGGCCGTTGCTGAATGGCGGCAGGGAACCGGATCTGGAGGAAGTGGCGGCGAGGCTCAAACTGCCGACCTGGACGCTGCGCCGCAAGCTGGCCGAAGAAGGGACGCAATTTCGGGCAGTGCTCAATGACACGCGGCGTGATCTGGCAATGACCTATATCCGCGACACCGAACTGGCGTTCGGGGAGATCGCCTATCTACTGGGGTTCGCCTCGGCCGAGGCCTTTCAACGCGCCTTTAAACGCTGGAACGGGCAGACTCCGGGAGAGTTCCGCCGCAGCCAGCGCCAAAGCGCCTGA
- the ilvA gene encoding threonine ammonia-lyase, biosynthetic → MLNHYVRKILTSRVYDVAIETPLQGARQLSERLGNQVLLKREDLQPVFSFKIRGAYNKLAQLSAEEAARGVVTASAGNHAQGLALAARELGILATIVMPRTTPEIKVEGVRSRGAMVVLHGDSFPEALAYSLKLVDEHGFVYIHPYDDPDTIAGQGTVAMEILRQQPGQLDAIFVPVGGGGLIAGIAAYVKYLRPEIKVIGVEPDDSNCLQAAMAAGERVVLSQVGLFADGVAVAQIGYHTFEVCRHYVDEVITVSTDEICAAIKDIYDDTRSITEPSGALGVAGIKKYVEQRGVTGQTLVAIDSGANVNFDRLRHVAERAELGEGREAIIAVTIPEQPGSFKAFCEAIGKRQITEFNYRYHTDREAHIFVGVQTHPENDPRSALIASLTGQGFPVLDLTDNELAKLHIRHMVGGHAERVDDEVVLRFEFPERPGALFNFLNRLGGRWTISMFHYRNHGAADGRVVAGLVVPEEERHLVGAALDEIGYPYWDESENPAYRLFLG, encoded by the coding sequence CTGCTCAACCATTACGTACGCAAGATCCTCACCTCCCGCGTCTACGACGTGGCTATCGAAACGCCGCTGCAAGGCGCTCGCCAGCTCTCCGAGCGGCTGGGCAATCAGGTGTTGCTCAAGCGCGAAGACTTGCAGCCGGTGTTCTCGTTCAAGATTCGCGGCGCCTACAACAAGCTTGCGCAACTGAGCGCAGAAGAAGCAGCACGCGGCGTGGTCACGGCGTCGGCCGGTAACCATGCCCAAGGGCTGGCGCTGGCGGCACGTGAACTGGGCATCCTCGCAACCATCGTCATGCCGCGCACCACGCCTGAGATCAAGGTCGAGGGCGTGCGCTCGCGTGGCGCCATGGTGGTGCTGCATGGCGATTCGTTCCCCGAAGCGCTGGCCTACTCGCTAAAACTGGTCGATGAGCACGGCTTCGTCTATATCCACCCGTATGACGACCCGGACACCATTGCCGGGCAAGGCACCGTGGCGATGGAAATCCTTCGTCAGCAGCCGGGGCAACTGGATGCGATCTTCGTGCCGGTCGGTGGTGGCGGTTTGATTGCGGGTATTGCGGCGTATGTGAAATACCTGCGCCCGGAGATCAAGGTCATCGGCGTCGAGCCGGATGATTCGAACTGCCTGCAAGCGGCGATGGCGGCGGGTGAGCGCGTGGTGCTGAGCCAGGTCGGGCTGTTTGCGGATGGCGTGGCAGTGGCGCAGATCGGTTATCACACCTTTGAAGTGTGCCGTCATTACGTCGATGAAGTGATCACGGTCAGCACCGATGAGATCTGCGCGGCGATCAAGGACATCTACGACGACACTCGCTCGATCACCGAACCGTCCGGTGCGCTGGGCGTCGCGGGTATCAAAAAGTATGTCGAGCAGCGTGGCGTGACTGGCCAGACGCTGGTGGCGATTGATTCCGGGGCCAACGTCAACTTTGACCGCCTGCGCCACGTGGCGGAGCGCGCCGAGCTGGGCGAAGGGCGTGAGGCGATCATCGCCGTGACCATTCCCGAGCAGCCGGGCAGCTTCAAGGCGTTCTGCGAGGCCATCGGCAAGCGCCAGATCACCGAATTCAACTACCGCTACCACACCGACCGTGAAGCGCACATCTTCGTCGGCGTGCAGACCCATCCGGAAAACGATCCGCGCAGCGCACTGATTGCCAGCCTGACCGGGCAAGGCTTTCCGGTGCTGGACCTGACCGATAACGAGCTGGCCAAACTGCACATCCGCCACATGGTCGGCGGGCACGCCGAGCGGGTCGATGATGAAGTGGTGCTGCGCTTTGAATTTCCGGAGCGGCCGGGTGCGCTGTTCAACTTCCTCAACCGCCTGGGCGGTCGCTGGACCATCTCGATGTTCCACTATCGCAACCACGGCGCGGCAGATGGCCGGGTGGTTGCCGGACTGGTCGTGCCTGAGGAAGAGCGGCATCTGGTGGGCGCAGCGCTGGACGAAATCGGTTACCCGTACTGGGATGAAAGCGAGAACCCGGCGTATCGGTTGTTTCTGGGCTGA
- a CDS encoding DUF2242 domain-containing protein has product MFKLLNLRTAFWAAVLLTAAGCSSPKQAIYDHEHFDDAGTFSRSYPATDLAYCEAGRRALLSQGYIITSSDPKMVSGRKSFQQTGDTHIEISFNLVCAADMKDGNSTMFANALQDRYALKKTNNSASLGVGVLGSVSMPIGSTDDSMVKVASETVSSAKFYERFFGLVENFLPPEVKKAAHIVEKPKAELGVPDAAPAAAEPAKAVEPAKLAPETKESTHKAEPAAEATTPPAASEPMPAPVEPASFKAESVDTPAAEPVESPAPTETAPTQ; this is encoded by the coding sequence ATGTTTAAGCTATTGAACCTTCGTACCGCATTCTGGGCCGCTGTCCTGCTGACAGCCGCCGGCTGTTCATCGCCGAAACAGGCGATTTATGATCACGAACACTTTGACGACGCTGGAACGTTCTCGCGCAGTTATCCCGCGACCGACCTGGCGTATTGCGAGGCAGGGCGCCGTGCCTTGCTGAGCCAGGGCTATATCATCACCAGCAGCGATCCGAAGATGGTCAGCGGTCGCAAGAGCTTTCAGCAGACCGGTGATACCCATATCGAAATCAGCTTCAATCTGGTCTGTGCAGCCGACATGAAAGATGGCAATTCCACCATGTTCGCCAACGCCTTGCAGGACCGTTATGCGCTGAAGAAGACCAATAACTCGGCAAGCCTGGGGGTCGGGGTGCTGGGTTCTGTGTCGATGCCAATCGGCTCTACGGATGATTCGATGGTCAAGGTTGCCAGCGAAACCGTGTCGTCGGCGAAGTTCTATGAGCGTTTTTTCGGTCTGGTGGAAAACTTCCTGCCGCCAGAAGTGAAAAAGGCTGCGCACATTGTAGAGAAGCCTAAAGCGGAGCTGGGTGTTCCTGATGCAGCACCGGCTGCTGCGGAACCGGCCAAAGCAGTAGAGCCTGCCAAACTGGCCCCGGAGACCAAGGAGTCGACCCACAAGGCTGAGCCTGCTGCAGAAGCCACCACGCCGCCTGCCGCAAGTGAGCCGATGCCTGCGCCAGTCGAGCCTGCATCGTTCAAGGCAGAAAGCGTCGACACACCAGCGGCTGAGCCGGTAGAAAGTCCGGCGCCGACCGAGACTGCGCCAACGCAGTGA
- a CDS encoding SDR family oxidoreductase yields the protein MSDTASAGTGQEWALKFAGTHNGRVALVTGAARGIGLGIAAWLIAEGWQVVLTDLDRARGAKVVKVLGDNALFIGMDVAIEDQVAAGVAEVLRQFGRLDALVCNAAIADPHNTTLESLELSHWNRVLAVNLGGPMLLAKHCAPYLRAHCGSIVNLTSTRASQSEPDTEAYAASKGGLMALTHALAISLGPEIRVNAVSPGWIDARAPSLRRAEPLSDTDHAQHPAGRVGTVEDVAAMVAWLLSRNAGFVTGQEFVVDGGMTRKMVYAE from the coding sequence GTGAGTGACACAGCGAGTGCTGGAACAGGCCAGGAGTGGGCTCTGAAATTTGCTGGTACCCACAATGGCCGCGTCGCGCTGGTGACCGGTGCCGCTCGCGGCATCGGGCTCGGCATTGCCGCATGGCTGATTGCCGAGGGCTGGCAAGTGGTCCTGACCGATCTGGATCGGGCCCGCGGCGCGAAGGTCGTCAAGGTGCTGGGCGACAATGCCTTGTTCATCGGCATGGACGTCGCCATTGAAGATCAGGTCGCAGCAGGGGTGGCCGAAGTGCTCAGGCAGTTCGGTCGTCTGGACGCCCTCGTGTGCAATGCAGCGATCGCCGATCCGCATAACACCACGCTGGAAAGCCTTGAGCTGTCGCACTGGAATCGGGTGCTGGCCGTCAATCTGGGTGGGCCGATGCTGCTGGCCAAGCATTGTGCGCCCTACCTGCGCGCGCACTGCGGCAGCATCGTCAACCTGACGTCCACGCGAGCCAGCCAGTCCGAACCGGATACCGAGGCTTATGCGGCCAGCAAGGGCGGTCTGATGGCCCTGACGCATGCACTGGCGATCAGCCTGGGGCCCGAGATTCGGGTCAATGCTGTCAGCCCTGGCTGGATCGATGCGCGCGCTCCGTCGCTGCGTCGTGCCGAACCGTTATCAGACACCGATCATGCCCAGCACCCTGCGGGCAGGGTAGGGACGGTAGAAGATGTTGCGGCGATGGTGGCCTGGTTGCTGTCGCGCAATGCAGGTTTCGTCACCGGTCAGGAATTCGTCGTCGACGGCGGGATGACCAGAAAGATGGTCTATGCCGAGTAG
- a CDS encoding O-succinylhomoserine sulfhydrylase codes for MTQEWDAGRLDSDLEGVGFDTLAVRAGQHRTPEGEHGDPMFFTSSYVFRTAADAAARFAGEVPGNVYSRYTNPTVRSFEERIAALEGAEQAVATATGMAATLAVVMSLCSAGDHVLVSRSVFGSTISLFDKYFKRFGIEVDYVPLADLSGWDAAIKANTKMLFVESPSNPLAELVDIAGLAEIAHAKGTMLIVDNCFCTPALQQPLLLGADIVVHSATKFIDGQGRCMGGVVAGRSEQMKEVVGFLRTAGPTLSPFNAWIFLKGLETLNLRMRAHCANAQALAEWLEQQDGIEKVHYAGLKSHPQHELAQRQQKGFGAVVSFEVKGGKDGAWRFIDATRLISITANLGDSKTTITHPSTTSHGRLAPQEREAAGIRDSLIRVAVGLEDVADLQADLARGLAAL; via the coding sequence ATGACTCAGGAATGGGATGCAGGTCGGCTGGACAGCGACCTTGAAGGTGTGGGTTTCGATACCCTCGCCGTACGTGCCGGGCAACACCGCACACCGGAAGGCGAGCATGGCGATCCCATGTTCTTCACCTCCAGCTACGTATTTCGCACGGCGGCCGATGCTGCCGCACGTTTTGCGGGCGAAGTGCCAGGCAACGTCTACTCGCGGTATACCAACCCGACGGTGCGCTCCTTCGAGGAGCGCATTGCCGCTCTGGAAGGCGCCGAGCAGGCTGTCGCCACGGCCACTGGCATGGCGGCGACGCTGGCCGTCGTCATGAGCCTGTGCAGTGCGGGAGACCATGTTCTGGTCTCGCGCAGTGTGTTCGGTTCGACCATCAGCCTGTTCGACAAGTATTTCAAACGGTTCGGCATCGAGGTGGATTACGTTCCGCTGGCTGATTTGAGCGGCTGGGATGCGGCCATCAAGGCCAACACCAAAATGCTGTTCGTCGAATCGCCGTCCAACCCGTTGGCCGAACTGGTGGACATCGCCGGTCTGGCCGAGATCGCGCATGCCAAAGGCACGATGCTGATCGTCGATAACTGCTTCTGTACGCCGGCCTTGCAGCAGCCGTTGCTGCTGGGCGCCGATATCGTCGTGCATTCGGCGACCAAGTTCATCGACGGCCAGGGCCGTTGCATGGGCGGCGTGGTGGCTGGTCGCAGCGAACAGATGAAGGAAGTGGTCGGTTTCCTGCGTACCGCCGGGCCGACGCTCAGCCCGTTCAACGCCTGGATCTTCCTCAAGGGCCTCGAAACCCTGAACCTGCGCATGCGTGCCCATTGCGCCAACGCGCAGGCTCTGGCCGAGTGGCTGGAGCAGCAGGATGGCATCGAGAAGGTTCATTACGCCGGGCTCAAGAGCCATCCGCAGCATGAGCTGGCCCAGCGTCAGCAAAAGGGCTTCGGTGCGGTAGTGAGCTTTGAGGTCAAGGGTGGCAAGGACGGCGCATGGCGCTTTATCGATGCTACGCGCCTGATTTCGATCACTGCCAACCTGGGCGACAGCAAAACCACGATCACTCACCCAAGCACCACGTCTCATGGTCGTCTGGCGCCGCAAGAGCGTGAAGCGGCAGGGATTCGTGACAGCCTGATCCGGGTGGCGGTGGGCCTTGAGGATGTCGCAGACCTTCAGGCGGACCTTGCACGAGGTCTGGCCGCGTTGTGA
- the purF gene encoding amidophosphoribosyltransferase, producing MCGIVGIVGKSNVNQALYDALTVLQHRGQDAAGIVTSHDGRLFLRKDNGLVRDVFHQRHMQRLVGHMGIGHVRYPTAGSSTSAEAQPFYVNSPYGITLAHNGNLTNVEQLAKEIYESDLRHVNTNSDSEVLLNVFAHELAVRGKLQPTEEDIFAAVTDVHHRCRGGYAVVAMITGYGIVGFRDPDAIRPIVFGQRHTDEGVEYMIASESVSLDVLGFTLIRDLAPGEAVYITEDGKLYTRQCAANPKYAPCIFEHVYLARPDSIIDGISVYKARLRMGEKLADKILRERPDHDIDVVIPIPDTSRTAALELANHLGVKFREGFVKNRYIGRTFIMPGQAARKKSVRQKLNAIELEFRGKNVMLVDDSIVRGTTCKQIIQMAREAGAKNVYFCSAAPAVRYPNVYGIDMPSAHELIAHNRTTQDVADLIGADWLVYQDLNDLIEAVSGSKKIKIDNFDCSVFDGKYVTGDIDEHYLNRIEHARNDASKVKTQAVSAIIDLYNN from the coding sequence ATGTGTGGCATCGTCGGTATCGTCGGCAAGTCGAACGTCAATCAGGCGCTGTATGACGCGCTTACCGTCCTCCAGCACCGCGGCCAGGACGCTGCCGGTATCGTAACCAGCCACGATGGCCGGTTATTCCTGCGCAAGGACAACGGACTGGTGCGTGATGTATTCCATCAGCGCCATATGCAGCGCCTGGTCGGGCACATGGGCATTGGTCATGTGCGCTATCCCACTGCGGGCAGTTCGACTTCGGCCGAAGCCCAGCCGTTCTACGTCAACTCGCCTTACGGCATCACGTTGGCGCACAACGGCAATCTGACCAACGTCGAGCAACTGGCCAAGGAGATTTACGAATCCGACCTGCGCCATGTGAACACCAATTCCGATTCGGAAGTGCTGCTCAACGTCTTCGCTCATGAGCTGGCCGTGCGTGGCAAGTTGCAGCCGACCGAAGAAGATATCTTCGCCGCCGTGACCGACGTACACCATCGCTGCCGTGGCGGTTACGCGGTCGTGGCAATGATCACCGGTTATGGCATCGTCGGTTTCCGTGATCCGGACGCCATTCGTCCTATCGTGTTCGGTCAGCGTCATACCGATGAAGGCGTCGAGTACATGATTGCCTCGGAAAGCGTATCGCTCGACGTGTTGGGTTTCACTCTGATCCGCGATCTGGCACCGGGCGAAGCGGTCTACATCACCGAAGACGGCAAACTGTATACCCGCCAGTGCGCAGCCAACCCGAAATATGCGCCGTGCATCTTCGAACACGTCTATCTGGCGCGTCCGGATTCGATCATCGACGGCATCTCGGTCTACAAGGCGCGTCTGCGCATGGGCGAGAAACTGGCCGACAAGATCCTCCGCGAGCGTCCGGATCACGACATCGACGTGGTCATCCCGATTCCGGACACCAGCCGCACCGCGGCGCTGGAACTGGCCAACCATCTGGGCGTCAAGTTCCGCGAAGGGTTCGTCAAGAACCGTTACATCGGTCGTACCTTCATCATGCCGGGGCAGGCTGCGCGCAAGAAATCCGTGCGTCAGAAGCTCAATGCCATCGAACTGGAGTTCCGTGGCAAGAACGTCATGCTGGTGGATGACTCGATCGTGCGCGGTACCACGTGCAAGCAGATCATCCAGATGGCCCGCGAAGCCGGTGCCAAGAACGTCTACTTCTGTTCGGCTGCCCCGGCAGTGCGTTACCCCAACGTCTATGGCATCGATATGCCGAGTGCTCACGAGCTGATCGCCCACAACCGTACCACTCAGGACGTCGCCGACCTTATCGGTGCCGACTGGCTGGTCTATCAGGACCTCAACGACCTGATCGAGGCGGTCAGCGGCAGCAAGAAGATCAAGATCGACAACTTCGATTGCTCGGTCTTCGACGGCAAGTATGTAACGGGCGATATCGACGAGCATTACCTGAACCGGATCGAGCATGCGCGCAACGATGCCTCCAAGGTCAAGACCCAGGCTGTGAGCGCGATCATCGATCTGTACAACAACTAA
- a CDS encoding CvpA family protein, protein MPFTPVDWAILGIVAISALISLKRGFVKEALSLTTWIIAGVVAWMFGAGLSQYLVNYIETPSARVIASCTILFVATLLVGAMVNFLIGELIRVTGLSGTDRFLGMVFGAARGGLLVVVAVGLLSLGPVQQDQWWQQSRLVPQFLMVADWSKNLILGMSSKWLASGISVPADLPFKEQILPYTPQQDVLGKSSSTK, encoded by the coding sequence GTGCCATTTACTCCGGTTGACTGGGCAATTCTGGGAATTGTCGCCATCTCCGCCCTGATCAGTCTGAAACGCGGCTTCGTAAAAGAAGCACTGTCGTTGACGACGTGGATCATTGCAGGCGTAGTGGCCTGGATGTTTGGCGCAGGGCTGTCGCAGTATCTGGTCAATTACATAGAAACACCGTCGGCCCGCGTCATCGCGAGCTGCACCATTCTTTTCGTCGCCACCCTGCTGGTGGGCGCCATGGTCAACTTTCTTATAGGCGAACTGATTCGCGTCACCGGGCTTTCCGGGACCGATCGTTTTCTCGGCATGGTCTTCGGCGCAGCGCGCGGAGGTCTGCTTGTCGTTGTAGCGGTGGGGCTTTTGAGCCTAGGGCCGGTGCAACAGGATCAATGGTGGCAACAGTCCAGGCTGGTACCACAATTTCTCATGGTCGCTGACTGGTCGAAAAACCTGATTCTCGGGATGTCCAGCAAGTGGCTTGCCAGCGGCATCAGCGTTCCCGCTGACCTGCCGTTCAAGGAACAGATCCTGCCGTATACACCACAGCAGGATGTGCTCGGTAAATCCAGTTCCACTAAGTAG